A stretch of the Actinotalea sp. JY-7876 genome encodes the following:
- a CDS encoding DUF177 domain-containing protein, which yields MERPLTLDPRSPYVLDTHELGRRPGTMRREQKTVPAPQDLGTAVIGIPAGDDLRLDLRLEAVMEGVLVSGTVGARAVGECVRCLTEVVEDVETEVQELYVYPERAKVALEDGDEEEDVRELEGDLIDLEPALRDTVVPALPFLPVCMPDCPGLCPQCGVRLADPENADHTHEVIDPRWAELDRMKSMFDDTKES from the coding sequence GTGGAGCGCCCGCTCACCCTCGATCCTCGATCGCCGTACGTGCTCGACACGCACGAGCTCGGTCGGCGACCCGGGACCATGCGGCGCGAGCAGAAGACCGTCCCTGCGCCGCAGGACCTCGGTACCGCCGTGATCGGCATCCCCGCCGGTGACGACCTGCGCCTCGACCTGAGGCTCGAGGCCGTGATGGAGGGGGTCCTGGTCTCCGGGACCGTCGGCGCCCGGGCCGTGGGGGAGTGCGTGCGCTGCCTGACGGAGGTCGTCGAGGACGTCGAGACCGAGGTCCAGGAGCTGTACGTCTACCCTGAGCGGGCCAAGGTCGCGCTCGAGGACGGCGACGAGGAAGAAGACGTACGTGAGCTCGAGGGCGACCTGATCGACCTCGAGCCCGCGCTGCGGGACACGGTGGTGCCGGCACTGCCGTTCCTGCCGGTCTGCATGCCGGACTGCCCGGGCCTGTGCCCGCAGTGCGGGGTGCGGCTGGCGGACCCGGAGAACGCGGACCACACGCACGAGGTCATTGACCCCCGGTGGGCTGAGCTCGACCGGATGAAGAGCATGTTCGACGACACGAAAGAGAGCTAG
- a CDS encoding response regulator transcription factor has product MIVDDHEVVRRGIAEVVDRADGMGVVAEAGSVAEGVRRATLVRPQVMLVDLQLPDGTGIDLLNALKAPLPDTRAIILTSFDDDDALAAALQAGAAAYVLKSVRGAEIADVIRSVAAGRTLLDERTVTRRRADHDDPTIDLTPSERKVLDLIGEGMSNREIAERLGVAEKTVKNHITSLLAKMGLQRRTQVAAWVAGHKRSAWRGDND; this is encoded by the coding sequence ATGATCGTCGACGACCACGAGGTCGTCCGACGCGGGATCGCGGAGGTGGTCGACCGCGCCGACGGCATGGGGGTCGTCGCCGAGGCGGGATCCGTCGCCGAGGGCGTGCGCCGCGCCACCCTCGTGCGCCCGCAGGTCATGCTCGTGGACCTGCAGCTCCCCGACGGGACGGGCATCGACCTGCTCAACGCGCTCAAGGCCCCGCTGCCCGACACCCGCGCGATCATCCTGACGTCCTTCGACGACGACGACGCGCTCGCCGCCGCGCTCCAGGCCGGCGCCGCGGCGTACGTGCTCAAGAGCGTGCGCGGCGCCGAGATCGCCGACGTCATCCGCTCGGTGGCCGCCGGTCGCACTCTGCTGGACGAGCGGACCGTGACCCGGCGCCGGGCCGACCACGACGACCCGACGATCGACCTGACGCCCAGCGAGCGCAAGGTCCTCGACCTCATCGGCGAGGGCATGTCCAACCGCGAGATCGCGGAGCGCCTCGGCGTCGCGGAGAAGACGGTCAAGAACCACATCACCTCGCTGCTGGCGAAGATGGGGCTGCAGCGCCGCACGCAGGTGGCCGCGTGGGTCGCCGGGCACAAGCGCAGCGCCTGGCGCGGCGACAACGACTGA
- the rnc gene encoding ribonuclease III, whose product MTATPAAQLVEKLGVHLDPELLVLALTHRSFAHEAGGIPTNERLEFLGDTVLGLVVTEALYRRHPDLSEGALAKMRAATVSQRALAAIARELDLGQYLLLGKGELATGGREKDSILSDTLEALIGAVYLTHGLEPARGLVERLVAETLSAAAGLGAGLDWKTSLQELSARLELGPPEYQVEGEGPDHARVFTARILVGGQVRGEGSGPSKKVAEQEAAAAAYEALQELDPAAVQPAATR is encoded by the coding sequence ATGACGGCCACGCCTGCCGCCCAGCTCGTCGAGAAGCTCGGGGTCCACCTGGACCCCGAGCTTCTCGTGCTGGCACTGACGCACCGGTCCTTCGCCCACGAGGCGGGCGGCATCCCGACCAACGAGCGCCTCGAGTTCCTGGGTGACACCGTCCTCGGGCTGGTCGTGACCGAGGCCCTGTACCGCCGCCACCCCGACCTGTCCGAGGGTGCGCTGGCGAAGATGCGCGCCGCGACCGTCTCGCAGCGTGCGCTCGCCGCGATCGCGCGCGAGCTCGACCTCGGCCAGTACCTCCTCCTCGGCAAGGGCGAGCTCGCCACCGGCGGCCGGGAGAAGGACTCGATCCTCTCCGACACCCTCGAGGCGCTCATCGGCGCGGTCTACCTCACGCACGGCCTGGAGCCGGCGCGCGGGCTCGTCGAGCGCCTGGTCGCCGAGACCCTCAGCGCCGCGGCCGGGCTCGGCGCGGGGCTGGACTGGAAGACCTCGCTCCAGGAGCTCTCCGCGCGGCTCGAGCTCGGCCCCCCGGAGTACCAGGTCGAGGGCGAGGGCCCCGACCACGCGCGGGTGTTCACCGCGCGGATCCTCGTCGGCGGCCAGGTGCGCGGGGAGGGCAGCGGGCCCTCGAAGAAGGTCGCCGAGCAGGAGGCCGCCGCCGCCGCCTACGAGGCGCTCCAGGAGCTCGACCCCGCGGCGGTGCAGCCCGCCGCGACCCGCTGA
- a CDS encoding GAF domain-containing sensor histidine kinase gives MMSWGGTTSTGATDGARPAGTPEPARGHHEDRLAAADLLHAAVALGADLDLPTVLQRFVSASADLTGARYAAINVLDSQGRSTTFVHTGIDERLAALLGRPPHAIGVLASIPSHGTLRLADLTQHPTFQGFPPDHPPMGSFLGAAVRVRDRVFGYLYLSEKPGGFTDEDDEAVVTLAAAAAVAIQNAQVYAESARRERWLQAGQEITTMLLSGAEEEDVLAHIATSARDVAGADTAALVLPGLGDEWVMEIVDGVAADELVGTVMPPDGRARTVLADGNGLVVDSLSRARSMRVDALRQFGPALYAPMHAHGRGVGVLVLLRRSGAAPFAPSDLTTAESYAAQAALALVLAEARHAQDVEALLDERERIARDLHDLAIQQLFATGMQLETVRRRAARGVDATELTGIVEDALDNVDATVRQIRSIVHALRDPDASAPLAERLRREASLARTGLGFAPGLVITLDGRVLDSDAALESDAATIDDRTGEDLADDVVAVVREGLANAARHARATAVTVRVDVDGEPGEGRIRVEVQDDGGGLAPERDRRSGTENLAARARRHGGTFVLEPAPGRGTLLCWETPLPSHG, from the coding sequence ATGATGTCTTGGGGCGGCACCACGAGCACGGGGGCCACCGACGGCGCCCGCCCGGCGGGCACGCCCGAGCCCGCGCGCGGTCACCACGAGGACCGGCTCGCGGCCGCGGACCTGCTCCACGCCGCCGTGGCGCTCGGCGCGGACCTCGACCTGCCGACGGTCCTGCAGCGGTTCGTCTCGGCGAGCGCCGACCTCACGGGCGCGAGGTACGCGGCGATCAACGTCCTCGACTCGCAGGGCCGGTCGACCACGTTCGTCCACACCGGCATCGACGAGCGGCTCGCGGCGCTCCTGGGCCGGCCGCCGCACGCGATCGGCGTGCTCGCCTCCATCCCGTCCCACGGCACGCTGCGGCTCGCCGACCTGACGCAGCACCCGACCTTCCAGGGGTTCCCCCCGGACCACCCGCCCATGGGCTCGTTCCTCGGTGCGGCGGTGCGGGTCCGCGACCGGGTGTTCGGCTACCTGTACCTGTCCGAGAAGCCCGGCGGCTTCACCGACGAGGACGACGAGGCGGTCGTCACGCTCGCGGCCGCCGCGGCGGTGGCGATCCAGAACGCGCAGGTCTACGCCGAGTCGGCGCGGCGCGAGCGCTGGCTCCAGGCGGGCCAGGAGATCACGACGATGCTGCTCTCGGGCGCCGAGGAGGAGGACGTCCTCGCCCACATCGCGACCTCGGCCCGCGACGTCGCGGGTGCCGACACGGCCGCCCTGGTCCTGCCGGGTCTCGGGGACGAGTGGGTCATGGAGATCGTCGACGGCGTCGCCGCGGACGAGCTCGTCGGGACCGTCATGCCCCCGGACGGGCGCGCCCGCACGGTCCTGGCGGACGGCAACGGCCTCGTCGTCGACTCGCTCTCCCGGGCACGCTCGATGCGGGTCGACGCGCTGCGCCAGTTCGGTCCCGCGCTCTACGCACCGATGCACGCCCACGGACGCGGCGTCGGGGTGCTCGTGCTGCTGCGGCGCAGCGGCGCCGCCCCCTTCGCCCCGAGCGACCTCACGACCGCCGAGTCCTACGCCGCCCAGGCGGCGCTGGCGCTCGTGCTCGCCGAGGCCCGGCACGCCCAGGACGTCGAGGCCCTCCTCGACGAGCGGGAGCGCATCGCACGCGACCTGCACGACCTCGCCATCCAGCAGCTGTTCGCGACCGGCATGCAGCTGGAGACCGTGCGGCGGCGCGCGGCCCGCGGTGTCGACGCCACGGAGCTGACGGGCATCGTCGAGGACGCCCTGGACAACGTCGACGCGACGGTGCGGCAGATCCGCTCCATCGTCCACGCACTGCGTGACCCGGACGCGAGCGCGCCTCTGGCCGAGCGCCTGCGCCGCGAGGCGTCGCTCGCGCGCACAGGGCTGGGCTTCGCCCCCGGGCTGGTCATCACGCTGGACGGCCGCGTCCTGGACTCCGACGCCGCGCTCGAGTCCGACGCGGCCACGATCGACGACCGCACCGGCGAGGACCTGGCCGACGACGTGGTGGCCGTGGTGCGCGAGGGCCTGGCCAACGCGGCCCGCCACGCGCGGGCCACCGCGGTCACCGTGCGCGTGGACGTGGACGGCGAGCCCGGCGAGGGGCGCATCCGCGTCGAGGTCCAGGACGACGGCGGGGGCCTGGCGCCGGAGCGGGACCGTCGTTCGGGGACCGAGAACCTCGCGGCGCGCGCCCGGCGCCACGGCGGCACCTTCGTGCTCGAGCCGGCCCCCGGGCGCGGCACGCTGCTGTGCTGGGAGACGCCGCTGCCCTCGCACGGCTGA
- the rpmF gene encoding 50S ribosomal protein L32, with translation MAVPKRKMSRSNTRARRSQWKTTAATLTTCPRCQANKLPHVACPSCGTYNGRQYAEAVRTEHESR, from the coding sequence GTGGCTGTTCCGAAGCGCAAGATGTCGCGCAGCAACACCCGTGCGCGTCGGTCGCAGTGGAAGACGACCGCTGCGACCCTCACGACGTGCCCCCGCTGCCAGGCCAACAAGCTGCCGCACGTGGCGTGCCCGTCCTGCGGCACCTACAACGGCCGTCAGTACGCCGAGGCCGTGCGCACCGAGCACGAGTCGCGCTGA
- the rsmD gene encoding 16S rRNA (guanine(966)-N(2))-methyltransferase RsmD, producing the protein MTRIVAGTAGGRVLQVPGKGTRPTSERVREALFSRLEHLDVVDGARVLDLYAGSGALGLEAASRGAAAVVLVESARQAADVCRRNAAALGLPGVRVAAERVLTHVQRPTGEAVDLVLVDPPYDLPEDELTAVLEALVPRLDARGVVVVERSSRSPEPTWPAGLRRDDQRRYGETVVWFAEPAGVAPQAPRAPSVPMVGR; encoded by the coding sequence GTGACGCGGATCGTGGCGGGGACGGCGGGAGGCCGGGTGCTCCAGGTGCCGGGCAAGGGCACCAGGCCGACGAGCGAGCGGGTGCGCGAGGCGCTGTTCTCGCGCCTCGAGCACCTCGACGTGGTCGACGGCGCCCGCGTCCTGGACCTGTACGCGGGCTCCGGTGCGCTCGGGCTCGAGGCGGCCAGCCGTGGCGCCGCCGCGGTGGTGCTCGTCGAGTCGGCGCGGCAGGCCGCGGACGTGTGCCGTCGCAACGCGGCCGCCCTCGGGCTGCCCGGCGTGCGTGTCGCCGCCGAGCGGGTGCTCACGCACGTCCAGCGGCCCACCGGCGAGGCGGTCGACCTCGTGCTCGTCGACCCGCCGTACGACCTGCCGGAGGACGAGCTCACGGCGGTGCTCGAGGCCCTCGTGCCGCGACTGGACGCCCGGGGCGTCGTCGTCGTGGAGCGGTCCTCCCGCTCGCCCGAGCCGACGTGGCCGGCGGGCCTGCGGCGGGACGACCAGCGGCGCTACGGCGAGACGGTCGTGTGGTTCGCCGAACCGGCGGGTGTCGCGCCGCAGGCGCCCCGCGCCCCGTCAGTGCCTATGGTGGGCCGATGA
- the coaD gene encoding pantetheine-phosphate adenylyltransferase produces MTVAVCPGSYDPVTLGHLDVVRRGAALFDEVVVAVATNATKRPLLPLDERLALAERAVADLPTVRVAAVPGLLVDFCRDVGATVLLKGLRNGADYDAELPMALMNRHLTGVETLFLPADRSVTHIASSLVKDVARHGGPIDDLVPPGVAHAVRERLAEAARTKEAR; encoded by the coding sequence ATGACCGTCGCCGTCTGCCCGGGCTCCTACGACCCCGTGACCCTGGGGCACCTCGACGTCGTGCGCCGGGGTGCCGCCCTCTTCGACGAGGTGGTGGTGGCCGTCGCGACGAACGCGACCAAGCGGCCGCTGCTGCCGCTCGACGAGCGCCTGGCGCTGGCGGAGCGGGCCGTCGCCGACCTGCCCACCGTGCGGGTCGCCGCGGTGCCGGGGCTGCTGGTCGACTTCTGCCGCGACGTCGGGGCGACGGTGCTGCTCAAGGGGCTGCGCAACGGCGCGGACTACGACGCGGAGCTCCCGATGGCGCTGATGAACCGCCACCTGACGGGCGTGGAGACCCTCTTCCTGCCCGCCGACCGCTCGGTCACCCACATCGCGTCGTCGCTGGTCAAGGACGTCGCGCGGCACGGCGGCCCGATCGACGACCTGGTGCCGCCCGGCGTCGCGCACGCCGTGCGCGAGCGGCTCGCCGAGGCGGCCCGGACGAAGGAGGCACGATGA
- the mutM gene encoding bifunctional DNA-formamidopyrimidine glycosylase/DNA-(apurinic or apyrimidinic site) lyase: protein MPELPEVETVRDGLARHVLGRTVTEVEVRRASSVRRHEGGPADFAGRLVGRTFTAAVRRGKFLWLLLDGEQSGEAMLAHLGMSGQLLVRRSGPDAHEAASHPHLRTRLHLRGPQGPDDGAHVLDFVDQRTFGHLLVADLVPVPDGAPAGRGSDLAALPREVAHIARDLLDPHLDRDALVGALRRRRTEVKRALLDQTLVSGVGNIYADEALWRAGLHGARGAAMLRPVQVRRLLDAAADVMREALRAGGTSFDALYVDVNGSSGYFDRSLAVYGQAGRPCPRCGTPVVREAFANRSSFTCPRCQPRPRGARPAPPPSSRLRPGAGRRA from the coding sequence GTGCCTGAGCTGCCCGAGGTCGAGACCGTCCGCGACGGTCTGGCGCGGCACGTGCTGGGTCGCACGGTGACCGAGGTCGAGGTCCGGCGCGCGTCCAGCGTGCGCCGGCACGAGGGCGGCCCCGCCGACTTCGCCGGGCGCCTGGTCGGCCGCACCTTCACCGCGGCGGTCCGGCGGGGCAAGTTCCTGTGGCTCCTGCTCGACGGCGAGCAGTCCGGCGAGGCGATGCTCGCCCACCTCGGGATGAGCGGGCAGCTCCTCGTGCGCCGGTCCGGGCCGGACGCCCACGAGGCGGCGTCCCACCCCCACCTGCGCACGCGCCTGCACCTGCGCGGGCCGCAGGGGCCCGACGACGGCGCGCACGTCCTGGACTTCGTCGACCAGCGCACCTTCGGCCACCTGCTCGTCGCCGACCTGGTCCCGGTGCCCGACGGCGCCCCCGCCGGTCGGGGGAGCGACCTCGCCGCGCTGCCGCGGGAGGTCGCGCACATCGCGCGCGACCTGCTCGACCCACACCTGGACCGGGACGCGCTCGTGGGCGCCCTGCGCCGACGGCGGACCGAGGTCAAGCGGGCGCTGCTCGACCAGACGCTCGTCTCCGGGGTCGGGAACATCTACGCCGACGAGGCGCTGTGGCGCGCCGGGCTCCACGGCGCGCGCGGCGCCGCGATGCTGCGGCCGGTCCAGGTCCGGCGCCTGCTGGACGCGGCGGCGGACGTCATGCGCGAGGCGCTGCGGGCCGGCGGCACGAGCTTCGACGCCCTCTACGTCGACGTCAACGGCAGCTCGGGCTACTTCGACCGCTCGCTCGCCGTGTACGGCCAGGCCGGCCGACCGTGCCCCCGCTGCGGCACGCCGGTGGTGCGCGAGGCCTTCGCGAACCGCTCGTCCTTCACCTGCCCGAGGTGCCAGCCACGCCCGCGCGGGGCGCGTCCCGCGCCGCCGCCCTCGTCGCGCCTTCGACCGGGCGCCGGTCGCCGGGCCTAG
- a CDS encoding ATP-dependent DNA helicase RecG: MTLDDHEVPTPPDGRPHWLADPLGRVLGPRTAAALGKLDVHTVGDLLQHYPRRYAAPGRMTDLSSVVVGEHVTVMAEVRQATVRQMRSRGGAMLQARVSDGRRDLSLTFFAKRSGALHPHERRLVPGQVGLFTGTVGTYRGELQLTHPDYTIIGGDADDEAAALVEASRPIPIYPAAAGLPTWRIALAVRTVLDPMRPEDLADPVPAPVRERRGLRTVHETLHDVHLPWSDDDWRRGRHRLKYEEAFVLQAALARRRALVAAQEAVARPGAADGLLAAFDRRLPFELTAGQREVGEQIGHDLAAHRPMQRLLQGEVGSGKTVVALRAMLQVVDSGGQAALLAPTEVLAAQHVRTLRALLGPLAEEGMLGAAERATRVAVLTGSQSAAARREALLDAASGRAGIVVGTHALLGEQVQFADLGLVVVDEQHRFGVEQRDALRAKAGTTPHLLVMTATPIPRTVAMTVFGDLEVSTLTEVPAGRAGTTTHVVPAGNAAWMARTWRRVREEVDAGHRVYVVCPRISADDDAGADDADLVEARSGRRSGSRADGDPDDDGTLPLAGVEPERRPLRAVEEVAAELRAMPELAGVEVGVLHGRLPPSEKEDVMNRFAAGQVQVLVSTTVIEVGVDVPAATGMVVLDADRFGLSQLHQLRGRVGRGSAPGLCLLVSDAAEGTDAATRVRTLAETTDGFRLASVDLELRREGDVLGASQSGGFSSLRLLRVVRDADLIAQAREDAVGLVAEDPDLSEWPVLRDAIERWLDPTREEFLDRS; encoded by the coding sequence ATGACGCTGGACGACCACGAGGTGCCGACGCCGCCCGACGGGCGCCCGCATTGGCTCGCCGACCCGCTCGGCCGCGTGCTCGGCCCCCGCACGGCCGCCGCGCTGGGCAAGCTCGACGTGCACACGGTCGGCGACCTGCTGCAGCACTACCCGCGGCGGTACGCCGCGCCCGGCCGGATGACCGACCTGTCGTCGGTCGTGGTGGGCGAGCACGTCACCGTCATGGCCGAGGTCCGCCAGGCGACCGTGCGGCAGATGCGCTCGCGCGGCGGCGCGATGCTCCAGGCCCGTGTGTCCGACGGACGCCGGGACCTGAGCCTCACCTTCTTCGCCAAGCGCAGCGGCGCGCTGCACCCGCACGAGCGCCGGCTCGTCCCGGGGCAGGTGGGCCTGTTCACGGGCACCGTCGGCACGTACCGCGGCGAGCTCCAGCTCACCCACCCCGACTACACGATCATCGGGGGCGACGCCGACGACGAGGCGGCCGCCCTGGTCGAGGCCAGCCGGCCGATCCCGATCTACCCGGCGGCCGCGGGCCTGCCGACGTGGCGCATCGCGCTCGCGGTGCGCACCGTCCTGGACCCGATGCGACCGGAGGACCTCGCCGACCCCGTGCCGGCGCCCGTGCGGGAGCGCCGCGGCCTGCGCACCGTCCACGAGACGCTCCACGACGTGCACCTGCCGTGGTCCGACGACGACTGGCGGCGCGGTCGGCACCGCCTGAAGTACGAGGAGGCCTTCGTCCTGCAGGCCGCGCTGGCCCGGCGCCGAGCCCTCGTCGCGGCGCAGGAGGCGGTCGCCCGCCCGGGAGCGGCGGACGGCCTGCTGGCCGCGTTCGACCGGCGGCTGCCCTTCGAGCTGACGGCCGGCCAGCGCGAGGTGGGCGAGCAGATCGGCCACGACCTGGCGGCGCACCGCCCGATGCAGCGGCTCCTGCAGGGCGAGGTCGGCTCCGGCAAGACGGTGGTCGCCCTGCGCGCGATGCTGCAGGTCGTCGACTCCGGGGGGCAGGCGGCGCTCCTGGCGCCCACCGAGGTGCTCGCGGCGCAGCACGTGCGGACGCTGCGCGCGCTGCTGGGGCCGCTCGCGGAGGAGGGCATGCTCGGCGCTGCCGAGCGCGCGACGCGGGTCGCCGTGCTCACGGGCTCGCAGTCGGCCGCCGCCCGGCGCGAGGCGCTCCTCGACGCCGCGTCGGGCCGGGCGGGGATCGTCGTGGGGACCCACGCGCTGCTGGGGGAGCAGGTCCAGTTCGCGGACCTGGGCCTGGTGGTCGTCGACGAGCAGCACCGCTTCGGCGTCGAGCAGCGGGACGCGCTGCGCGCCAAGGCGGGGACGACCCCGCACCTGCTGGTGATGACGGCGACGCCGATCCCGCGCACGGTCGCGATGACGGTGTTCGGCGACCTCGAGGTCTCCACGCTGACCGAGGTCCCGGCCGGCCGGGCGGGGACCACGACGCACGTCGTGCCCGCGGGCAACGCCGCCTGGATGGCGCGGACGTGGCGGCGCGTGCGCGAGGAGGTCGACGCGGGTCACCGCGTGTACGTCGTCTGCCCGCGGATCAGCGCGGACGACGACGCCGGCGCGGACGACGCCGACCTCGTCGAGGCGCGCAGCGGCCGCCGCTCCGGCTCCCGCGCCGACGGCGACCCCGACGACGACGGCACGCTGCCGCTGGCGGGGGTCGAGCCCGAGCGGCGGCCGCTGCGCGCCGTCGAGGAGGTCGCCGCCGAGCTGCGCGCGATGCCGGAGCTCGCGGGTGTCGAGGTCGGCGTCCTGCACGGCCGGCTCCCGCCGAGCGAGAAGGAGGACGTGATGAACCGGTTCGCCGCCGGTCAGGTGCAGGTCCTCGTCTCGACGACGGTGATCGAGGTCGGGGTGGACGTCCCGGCCGCGACCGGGATGGTCGTGCTCGACGCGGACCGCTTCGGCCTCTCCCAGCTGCACCAGCTGCGCGGGCGCGTGGGGCGCGGGTCGGCGCCGGGGCTGTGCCTGCTGGTGTCGGACGCGGCCGAGGGCACGGACGCCGCGACCCGCGTGCGGACGCTCGCGGAGACGACGGACGGCTTCCGGCTGGCGAGCGTCGACCTCGAGCTGCGCCGCGAGGGCGACGTCCTCGGGGCGTCGCAGTCCGGTGGGTTCAGCTCGCTGCGCCTGCTGCGCGTCGTGCGCGACGCGGACCTCATCGCGCAGGCGCGCGAGGATGCCGTCGGCCTGGTCGCGGAGGACCCCGACCTGAGCGAGTGGCCGGTGCTGCGCGACGCCATCGAGCGCTGGCTCGACCCGACCCGCGAGGAGTTCCTCGACCGGAGCTGA
- a CDS encoding DAK2 domain-containing protein, translated as MRTVVVDAALLRAWSRSATAQLRAASQELDDLNVFPVPDGDTGTNLLLTLAEATRGADAGGPGVHACARALLRGALVGARGSSGVIVSQYLRGLLGALVAPEGGEGAPVRAPDPAARATTGAVDVTSDALARALHDAAEAAWTAVGTPVEGTVLSVARAVARGAAEAAGAGAGPVDVLVAGLRAGGAALAVTPEQLPVLRHAGVLDAGGAGLLVVLRALAECLGAGGAVVGAGPQVAASHGRVARHGDDEHGDADHGDAEHGHAEHGGEFEVMYVIEGTGGPRADVADGLRAALGRLGDSVVVVGGDGLWQAHVHTDRPAAAVAAAGDLGCRASQVRVRHLLAQSGVHGAHRPLVGVVAVTRAPGLLPDLARAGAVVVLVPPGGVAGDEVGRAVEDTGADHVLVLAPAGALPGGAPPVSGPGTTVLADLDEVRVVVGAATLATLASAAPAQDAVAALVDAVRAVRPGCVPAPEDRRGVGGDGHAGAVLDTALDLLGPEGTLLTAVLGAGTSPDVGERLVGGLAQRRAGVEVVVLAGGTPGADVVLGAE; from the coding sequence GTGAGGACCGTCGTCGTCGACGCCGCGCTGCTGCGCGCGTGGTCCCGGAGCGCCACGGCGCAGCTGCGGGCCGCGAGCCAGGAGCTCGACGACCTCAACGTCTTCCCCGTGCCCGACGGCGACACGGGGACGAACCTCCTGCTGACCCTCGCCGAGGCGACCCGCGGCGCCGACGCCGGCGGCCCCGGGGTCCACGCCTGCGCACGCGCGCTGCTGCGCGGCGCCCTCGTCGGTGCCCGCGGGAGCTCGGGCGTCATCGTGAGCCAGTACCTGCGCGGGCTGCTGGGCGCCCTGGTCGCTCCGGAGGGCGGCGAGGGCGCGCCGGTCCGCGCCCCCGACCCGGCCGCGCGCGCGACGACCGGTGCGGTGGACGTCACGTCCGACGCCCTGGCCCGCGCGCTCCACGACGCCGCCGAGGCCGCCTGGACCGCGGTGGGGACACCCGTCGAGGGCACCGTGCTGAGCGTCGCGCGCGCGGTGGCCCGCGGCGCGGCCGAGGCGGCCGGCGCCGGTGCCGGACCGGTCGACGTCCTCGTCGCCGGGCTGCGCGCGGGCGGTGCGGCGCTCGCCGTCACCCCCGAGCAGCTGCCGGTGCTCCGCCACGCGGGGGTGCTCGACGCCGGCGGTGCGGGGCTCCTGGTCGTGCTGCGCGCGTTGGCCGAGTGCCTGGGGGCGGGGGGCGCGGTGGTCGGGGCGGGGCCGCAGGTCGCCGCCTCTCACGGTCGCGTCGCGCGTCATGGTGACGACGAGCACGGTGACGCGGACCACGGCGACGCGGAGCACGGTCACGCGGAGCACGGCGGCGAGTTCGAGGTGATGTACGTCATCGAGGGGACCGGCGGGCCGCGGGCCGACGTCGCCGACGGGCTGCGCGCCGCGCTCGGCCGGCTGGGCGACTCCGTCGTGGTGGTCGGGGGCGACGGCCTCTGGCAGGCGCACGTCCACACGGACCGGCCGGCGGCCGCGGTGGCCGCCGCCGGCGACCTCGGCTGCCGCGCGAGCCAGGTCCGGGTGCGGCACCTCCTCGCCCAGTCCGGCGTCCACGGGGCGCACCGTCCCCTCGTGGGCGTCGTCGCCGTGACCCGGGCGCCCGGGCTGCTGCCGGACCTCGCGCGCGCCGGCGCCGTCGTCGTCCTCGTACCGCCAGGCGGCGTCGCGGGCGACGAGGTGGGGCGCGCGGTCGAGGACACCGGTGCGGACCACGTCCTGGTCCTGGCCCCGGCCGGAGCGCTGCCCGGCGGGGCGCCGCCCGTGTCCGGGCCGGGCACGACCGTGCTCGCGGACCTCGACGAGGTCCGCGTGGTGGTCGGCGCCGCGACCCTCGCCACCCTCGCGAGCGCGGCACCGGCGCAGGACGCCGTCGCCGCGCTCGTCGACGCGGTGCGCGCCGTCCGCCCCGGGTGCGTCCCGGCGCCGGAGGACCGCCGCGGTGTCGGCGGCGACGGGCATGCTGGGGCGGTGCTCGACACGGCCCTCGACCTCCTCGGACCCGAGGGCACGCTGCTGACCGCGGTGCTCGGTGCCGGCACGTCGCCCGACGTGGGCGAGCGTCTGGTCGGTGGGCTGGCGCAGCGGCGTGCCGGGGTCGAGGTGGTCGTGCTCGCGGGCGGGACGCCGGGCGCCGACGTCGTGCTGGGTGCGGAGTGA
- the rpmB gene encoding 50S ribosomal protein L28, translating into MAANCDVCGKGPGFGHSISHSHRRTKRRWNPNIQRVRAVVAGAPKRVHVCTSCLKAGKVQRPA; encoded by the coding sequence GTGGCTGCCAACTGCGACGTCTGCGGCAAGGGCCCGGGCTTCGGGCACAGCATCTCGCACTCCCACCGCCGCACCAAGCGTCGTTGGAACCCGAACATCCAGCGCGTGCGCGCTGTCGTGGCGGGTGCCCCCAAGCGGGTGCACGTGTGCACCTCGTGCCTCAAGGCCGGCAAGGTGCAGCGCCCCGCCTGA